Proteins encoded by one window of Centroberyx gerrardi isolate f3 chromosome 21, fCenGer3.hap1.cur.20231027, whole genome shotgun sequence:
- the LOC139930486 gene encoding poly(rC)-binding protein 3-like isoform X1 — translation MEPIKVQSEGGLNVTLTIRLLMHGKEVGSIIGKKGETVKKMREESGARINISEGNCPERIVTITGPTDAIFKAFAMIAYKFEEDIINSMSNSPATSKPPVTLRLVVPASQCGSLIGKGGSKIKEMRESTGAQVQVAGDMLPNSTERAVTISGAPEAIIQCVKQICVVMLESPPKGATIPYRPKPASTPVIFSGGQVRADPLGASTANLSLLLQHQPLPAYTIQGQYAIPHPDQLSKLHQLAMQQTPFTPLGQTTPAFPGLDASNQASTHELTIPNDLIGCIIGRQGTKINEIRQMSGAQIKIANAMEGSSERQITITGTPANISLAQYLINARFRDVAAMWNDPSSMTTS, via the exons ATGGAACCCATCAAGGTCCAATCAGAAGGCGGACTGAATGTGACCCTCACCATTAGGCTCCTGATGCACGGCAAG GAGGTTGGAAGCATCATTGGAAAG aaAGGAGAAACGGTGAAGAAAATGCGTGAAGAA AGCGGTGCCCGTATCAACATCTCTGAGGGGAATTGCCCTGAGCGGATAGTCACCATCACCGGGCCAACAGATGCTATTTTCAAGGCCTTTGCCATGATAGCCTACAAGTTTGAGGAG GATATAATCAACTCCATGAGTAACAGCCCGGCCACCAGTAAACCTCCTGTCACCCTGAGGCTTGTTGTCCCGGCCAGCCAGTGTGGCTCCCTCATTGGCAAAGGAGGCTCCAAAAtcaaagaaatgagagag TCCACAGGAGCTCAGGTCCAGGTCGCAGGGGACATGCTGCCCAACTCCACCGAGAGGGCAGTGACGATCTCAGGGGCCCCAGAAGCCATCATCCAGTGTGTCAAACAGATATGTGTGGTGATGCTTGAG TCCCCACCGAAAGGTGCCACCATCCCCTACCGCCCCAAGCCTGCCTCCACCCCTGTCATTTTTTCAGGTGGCCAGGTAAGAGCAGACCCACTGGGGGCGTCCACAGCCAACCTCAGCCTCTTACTGCAGCACCAGCCACTGCCT GCTTACACCATTCAAGGACAGTACGCCATCCCACATCCAGAT cAGTTGAGCAAGCTCCACCAGTTGGCTATGCAGCAAACCCCCTTTACCCCCCTCGGACAGACCACCCCTGCCTTCCCCG GTCTGGATGCCAGTAACCAGGCCAGTACTCATGAACTCACCATTCCCAATGAT CTAATAGGCTGCATAATCGGGCGCCAGGGAACCAAAATCAACGAGATCCGTCAGATGTCTGGGGCGCAGATCAAAATTGCTAACGCCATGGAAGGGTCATCGGAGCGCCAGATCACCATCACAGGGACCCCCGCCAACATCAGCCTGGCCCAGTACCTCATCAATGCAAG
- the LOC139930486 gene encoding poly(rC)-binding protein 3-like isoform X2 yields the protein MEPIKVQSEGGLNVTLTIRLLMHGKEVGSIIGKKGETVKKMREESGARINISEGNCPERIVTITGPTDAIFKAFAMIAYKFEEDIINSMSNSPATSKPPVTLRLVVPASQCGSLIGKGGSKIKEMRESTGAQVQVAGDMLPNSTERAVTISGAPEAIIQCVKQICVVMLESPPKGATIPYRPKPASTPVIFSGGQVRADPLGASTANLSLLLQHQPLPAYTIQGQYAIPHPDLSKLHQLAMQQTPFTPLGQTTPAFPGLDASNQASTHELTIPNDLIGCIIGRQGTKINEIRQMSGAQIKIANAMEGSSERQITITGTPANISLAQYLINARFRDVAAMWNDPSSMTTS from the exons ATGGAACCCATCAAGGTCCAATCAGAAGGCGGACTGAATGTGACCCTCACCATTAGGCTCCTGATGCACGGCAAG GAGGTTGGAAGCATCATTGGAAAG aaAGGAGAAACGGTGAAGAAAATGCGTGAAGAA AGCGGTGCCCGTATCAACATCTCTGAGGGGAATTGCCCTGAGCGGATAGTCACCATCACCGGGCCAACAGATGCTATTTTCAAGGCCTTTGCCATGATAGCCTACAAGTTTGAGGAG GATATAATCAACTCCATGAGTAACAGCCCGGCCACCAGTAAACCTCCTGTCACCCTGAGGCTTGTTGTCCCGGCCAGCCAGTGTGGCTCCCTCATTGGCAAAGGAGGCTCCAAAAtcaaagaaatgagagag TCCACAGGAGCTCAGGTCCAGGTCGCAGGGGACATGCTGCCCAACTCCACCGAGAGGGCAGTGACGATCTCAGGGGCCCCAGAAGCCATCATCCAGTGTGTCAAACAGATATGTGTGGTGATGCTTGAG TCCCCACCGAAAGGTGCCACCATCCCCTACCGCCCCAAGCCTGCCTCCACCCCTGTCATTTTTTCAGGTGGCCAGGTAAGAGCAGACCCACTGGGGGCGTCCACAGCCAACCTCAGCCTCTTACTGCAGCACCAGCCACTGCCT GCTTACACCATTCAAGGACAGTACGCCATCCCACATCCAGAT TTGAGCAAGCTCCACCAGTTGGCTATGCAGCAAACCCCCTTTACCCCCCTCGGACAGACCACCCCTGCCTTCCCCG GTCTGGATGCCAGTAACCAGGCCAGTACTCATGAACTCACCATTCCCAATGAT CTAATAGGCTGCATAATCGGGCGCCAGGGAACCAAAATCAACGAGATCCGTCAGATGTCTGGGGCGCAGATCAAAATTGCTAACGCCATGGAAGGGTCATCGGAGCGCCAGATCACCATCACAGGGACCCCCGCCAACATCAGCCTGGCCCAGTACCTCATCAATGCAAG
- the LOC139930486 gene encoding poly(rC)-binding protein 3-like isoform X3, translating to MEPIKVQSEGGLNVTLTIRLLMHGKEVGSIIGKKGETVKKMREESGARINISEGNCPERIVTITGPTDAIFKAFAMIAYKFEEDIINSMSNSPATSKPPVTLRLVVPASQCGSLIGKGGSKIKEMRESTGAQVQVAGDMLPNSTERAVTISGAPEAIIQCVKQICVVMLESPPKGATIPYRPKPASTPVIFSGGQAYTIQGQYAIPHPDQLSKLHQLAMQQTPFTPLGQTTPAFPGLDASNQASTHELTIPNDLIGCIIGRQGTKINEIRQMSGAQIKIANAMEGSSERQITITGTPANISLAQYLINARFRDVAAMWNDPSSMTTS from the exons ATGGAACCCATCAAGGTCCAATCAGAAGGCGGACTGAATGTGACCCTCACCATTAGGCTCCTGATGCACGGCAAG GAGGTTGGAAGCATCATTGGAAAG aaAGGAGAAACGGTGAAGAAAATGCGTGAAGAA AGCGGTGCCCGTATCAACATCTCTGAGGGGAATTGCCCTGAGCGGATAGTCACCATCACCGGGCCAACAGATGCTATTTTCAAGGCCTTTGCCATGATAGCCTACAAGTTTGAGGAG GATATAATCAACTCCATGAGTAACAGCCCGGCCACCAGTAAACCTCCTGTCACCCTGAGGCTTGTTGTCCCGGCCAGCCAGTGTGGCTCCCTCATTGGCAAAGGAGGCTCCAAAAtcaaagaaatgagagag TCCACAGGAGCTCAGGTCCAGGTCGCAGGGGACATGCTGCCCAACTCCACCGAGAGGGCAGTGACGATCTCAGGGGCCCCAGAAGCCATCATCCAGTGTGTCAAACAGATATGTGTGGTGATGCTTGAG TCCCCACCGAAAGGTGCCACCATCCCCTACCGCCCCAAGCCTGCCTCCACCCCTGTCATTTTTTCAGGTGGCCAG GCTTACACCATTCAAGGACAGTACGCCATCCCACATCCAGAT cAGTTGAGCAAGCTCCACCAGTTGGCTATGCAGCAAACCCCCTTTACCCCCCTCGGACAGACCACCCCTGCCTTCCCCG GTCTGGATGCCAGTAACCAGGCCAGTACTCATGAACTCACCATTCCCAATGAT CTAATAGGCTGCATAATCGGGCGCCAGGGAACCAAAATCAACGAGATCCGTCAGATGTCTGGGGCGCAGATCAAAATTGCTAACGCCATGGAAGGGTCATCGGAGCGCCAGATCACCATCACAGGGACCCCCGCCAACATCAGCCTGGCCCAGTACCTCATCAATGCAAG
- the LOC139930486 gene encoding poly(rC)-binding protein 3-like isoform X4, with protein sequence MEPIKVQSEGGLNVTLTIRLLMHGKEVGSIIGKKGETVKKMREESGARINISEGNCPERIVTITGPTDAIFKAFAMIAYKFEEDIINSMSNSPATSKPPVTLRLVVPASQCGSLIGKGGSKIKEMRESTGAQVQVAGDMLPNSTERAVTISGAPEAIIQCVKQICVVMLESPPKGATIPYRPKPASTPVIFSGGQAYTIQGQYAIPHPDLSKLHQLAMQQTPFTPLGQTTPAFPGLDASNQASTHELTIPNDLIGCIIGRQGTKINEIRQMSGAQIKIANAMEGSSERQITITGTPANISLAQYLINARFRDVAAMWNDPSSMTTS encoded by the exons ATGGAACCCATCAAGGTCCAATCAGAAGGCGGACTGAATGTGACCCTCACCATTAGGCTCCTGATGCACGGCAAG GAGGTTGGAAGCATCATTGGAAAG aaAGGAGAAACGGTGAAGAAAATGCGTGAAGAA AGCGGTGCCCGTATCAACATCTCTGAGGGGAATTGCCCTGAGCGGATAGTCACCATCACCGGGCCAACAGATGCTATTTTCAAGGCCTTTGCCATGATAGCCTACAAGTTTGAGGAG GATATAATCAACTCCATGAGTAACAGCCCGGCCACCAGTAAACCTCCTGTCACCCTGAGGCTTGTTGTCCCGGCCAGCCAGTGTGGCTCCCTCATTGGCAAAGGAGGCTCCAAAAtcaaagaaatgagagag TCCACAGGAGCTCAGGTCCAGGTCGCAGGGGACATGCTGCCCAACTCCACCGAGAGGGCAGTGACGATCTCAGGGGCCCCAGAAGCCATCATCCAGTGTGTCAAACAGATATGTGTGGTGATGCTTGAG TCCCCACCGAAAGGTGCCACCATCCCCTACCGCCCCAAGCCTGCCTCCACCCCTGTCATTTTTTCAGGTGGCCAG GCTTACACCATTCAAGGACAGTACGCCATCCCACATCCAGAT TTGAGCAAGCTCCACCAGTTGGCTATGCAGCAAACCCCCTTTACCCCCCTCGGACAGACCACCCCTGCCTTCCCCG GTCTGGATGCCAGTAACCAGGCCAGTACTCATGAACTCACCATTCCCAATGAT CTAATAGGCTGCATAATCGGGCGCCAGGGAACCAAAATCAACGAGATCCGTCAGATGTCTGGGGCGCAGATCAAAATTGCTAACGCCATGGAAGGGTCATCGGAGCGCCAGATCACCATCACAGGGACCCCCGCCAACATCAGCCTGGCCCAGTACCTCATCAATGCAAG
- the LOC139930486 gene encoding poly(rC)-binding protein 3-like isoform X5 produces the protein MEPIKVQSEGGLNVTLTIRLLMHGKEVGSIIGKKGETVKKMREESGARINISEGNCPERIVTITGPTDAIFKAFAMIAYKFEEDIINSMSNSPATSKPPVTLRLVVPASQCGSLIGKGGSKIKEMRESTGAQVQVAGDMLPNSTERAVTISGAPEAIIQCVKQICVVMLEAYTIQGQYAIPHPDQLSKLHQLAMQQTPFTPLGQTTPAFPGLDASNQASTHELTIPNDLIGCIIGRQGTKINEIRQMSGAQIKIANAMEGSSERQITITGTPANISLAQYLINARFRDVAAMWNDPSSMTTS, from the exons ATGGAACCCATCAAGGTCCAATCAGAAGGCGGACTGAATGTGACCCTCACCATTAGGCTCCTGATGCACGGCAAG GAGGTTGGAAGCATCATTGGAAAG aaAGGAGAAACGGTGAAGAAAATGCGTGAAGAA AGCGGTGCCCGTATCAACATCTCTGAGGGGAATTGCCCTGAGCGGATAGTCACCATCACCGGGCCAACAGATGCTATTTTCAAGGCCTTTGCCATGATAGCCTACAAGTTTGAGGAG GATATAATCAACTCCATGAGTAACAGCCCGGCCACCAGTAAACCTCCTGTCACCCTGAGGCTTGTTGTCCCGGCCAGCCAGTGTGGCTCCCTCATTGGCAAAGGAGGCTCCAAAAtcaaagaaatgagagag TCCACAGGAGCTCAGGTCCAGGTCGCAGGGGACATGCTGCCCAACTCCACCGAGAGGGCAGTGACGATCTCAGGGGCCCCAGAAGCCATCATCCAGTGTGTCAAACAGATATGTGTGGTGATGCTTGAG GCTTACACCATTCAAGGACAGTACGCCATCCCACATCCAGAT cAGTTGAGCAAGCTCCACCAGTTGGCTATGCAGCAAACCCCCTTTACCCCCCTCGGACAGACCACCCCTGCCTTCCCCG GTCTGGATGCCAGTAACCAGGCCAGTACTCATGAACTCACCATTCCCAATGAT CTAATAGGCTGCATAATCGGGCGCCAGGGAACCAAAATCAACGAGATCCGTCAGATGTCTGGGGCGCAGATCAAAATTGCTAACGCCATGGAAGGGTCATCGGAGCGCCAGATCACCATCACAGGGACCCCCGCCAACATCAGCCTGGCCCAGTACCTCATCAATGCAAG